The Oncorhynchus kisutch isolate 150728-3 unplaced genomic scaffold, Okis_V2 scaffold1426, whole genome shotgun sequence nucleotide sequence gtctgtgtgcgagtgAACAACCGTCCAAATGGCTCAACAGGGAGTTCTGCTGGACCAGGACCAgttctgttgttctgtctgtctggatctaCTGAAGGAGCCGGTCACTACTGCCTGTGGACACAGTTACTGTAGGAGCTGTATTGACGGCTGCTGGGACCAGGATGTTCTGAAAGGGGTCTATAGCTGTCCTCAGTGCAGAGAGACCTTCACTCCAAGGCCTAATCTGAGGAAAAATAACATGTTGGCTGAGCTGGTGGAGAAACTGAGGAAGACAGGCCTCCAGGCTGCTCCCCCTCCTGCTCTGTGCTATGCTGGACCTGGAGATTTGGTGTGTGATGTCTGCACTGGGACCAGAAAGCAGAAAGCCCTCATGTCCTGTCTAGCGTGTCTGGTGTCTTACTGTGAGACTCACCTCCAACCTCACTATGAATCTCCTGCTTTGAAGAAGCACAAGCTGGTCAAAGCCACGGCACAACTACAGGAGAAGATCTGCTCTCATCATGACAAACTGCTGGAGGTATACTGTCGTACCGATCAGCAGTGTATAtgttatcagtgtgtgatggaagAACATAAAGGCCATGATACAGTGTCAGCTGCAGCAGAGAGGACTGAGAAACAGGTAAGACCAGAACAACTTGTTGGTGGCTGTCTGATAAACAAAGAATTAAAGATACAGTAGGAACTAAATCTGTTTGAATATGAgatcattatattatatacaatatGAAATGGATCCACAAATATGAACACAAACCTTGAGTATATTGAGTTTGCTACAAATGTATCACCATTTTCTAAAGTCAAACACTATTATCATTCTGAATGGCCTTTTATGAGTCCAAAGTTCAGTCTCAACCCCTTGATACATGTAGGCCTACCATTAAAACTATAATGATTCACATAGCAACATAATATAATATTGTAAAGGGACTTCCTCAGGATTGTCGACCTTCCTCTCTATGGGTCCTATGTCACATTACTATACTATTGATCTACTGGACTAATAAAGCTTGATAGCTCATTGAAGAGTGATTCTCCACAGAGGCAGCTGGGGATGAGTCAGCAGAAGGTCCAGCAGAGattccaggagagagagaaggagctgaaGGAGCTCCAACAGGCTGTGAAGTCTTTCAAGGTGAGTATTGTTGACCAGAGGAGACACACCATTTCACTTCTCTCctccagtcagagagagagagaggggcccctATCCAATCCCACTGACCCCACTGTTGGGAACAGGCTGTCTGGACCCCTTTCAGAGAATAGACTGGTTCATGTAACTGACTGGGCTGCCTCATCACATAACCATGAGTAACCATGACGACTCATGTCCCCTATACATTAAAAtggaactgtctctctctcaattgaattaaattcatagggctttattggcatggaaatatatgtttacattgccaaagcaagtgaaatagacaataaacaaaagtgaaagaaacaatcagaaattaacagtaaacattacacttggAAGTGATTTGGGGGATGGGGGAGGGTCTATTAGAAGTTAGTAGGACTCTTTTATTTTCTCAGAAGTACTGAGTTAGGTAGGAGGATTTAGAGGTGTAAACCGTGATGAacacactccagcacagtaggtggcgccATGCACCTTTAACGTTGGTTTGAGGACCTCCATTATATCATAGAAGAAGAAGTTGGTCTGTGAGGGTTTTGGGGTTCCTGAGGAGGGCTACTATTCTTTTCTCTTTTGGTTTTCAAGTATTTTCAGAATGTATTAAAGCCAAAGCTAAAGCTTCCCTAAACAATTCAATATATCAGTCAATATATtttctctgtgatttattttctCTCCGTCAACCATCGCATCTTAAACCGTCTTACCGGGCGGGCACTAGGACCCGGGGGAGGCTgctgctgcagaggctgctgcaCCGCTCGTGACTGTCAGTCCTCCTTGTAGCTCATTGGTTAAGCTGTGGCTCGAGCCTGTTAACAGTTAACGGACAGGTAACGGCTCTGACAGGACACATTCATGTCGAGGCAGTGATGTGAATGTGTGGTAAgttacaatagagagagagagttttcacTACTATAGACTTTGGTCATAATCAAAGCTTTGTTAACCAATAGGTTTTTATGTGAGGCTGCCTGTAAGTTACAGTGTAACAGACGTTACTAACGACCTGTGACCTCTTTAAttgtgttctgtacctgtctgtccaggagggaggagagtagagcaggaccaagaggtgttctgtacctgtctgtccaggagggaggagagtagagcaggaccaataggtgtcctgtacctgtctgtccaggagggaggagagtagagcaggaccaataggtgttctgtacctgtctgtccaggagggaggagagtagagcaggaccaagaggtgttctgtacctgtctgtccaggagggaggacaAGGCCTGGTGGACCTGGAGAGCAGGGTGGCAGAGTTCTGACTCAATGAGGTGCAGAGAGGCTACTgaacctactctctctctcactctctctctctctctctctctctctctctctctctctctctctctctgtctctctgtctctctctctctctgtctctctgtctctctctctctgtcctctctctctctctctccagcgctCTGCACAGTCAGCAGTGGAGGACAGTGATCAGATCTTTACTGAGCTGATCCGCTCCATTGAGAGAAGTAGCTCTGAGGTGAAGGAGCTGATCAGAGCCCAAGAGAAGGCTCAAGTGAGTCAAGCTGAAGGACTCCTGGAGCAACTGAAGCAGGAGATAGCTGAGCTGAGGAAGAGAAGCACTGAGCTGGagcagctctcacacacagaggatcACATCCATTTCCTCCAGGTAACTAAACTGTCTTGTTACATGTGATATGAAATTAACTTCATGTGAAACTCTTAATCTCAATCATTatgttgtcctgtctgtctctctgtccgtccctctctctgtctgtccctatctctccctctctgtctttatctcccactccctgtctgtcactctctctctgtctgtccctgtctctccctctctctctctctgtctgtcactctctctgtttgtccctgtctctccctctctgtctctccgtctctgtctgttcctgtctctccctctctgtctgtcactctctccctgtctctccctctctgtctgtcactctctctctgtctgtccctgtctcttcctctctgtctctccctctctgtctgtcactctctctctgtctgtccctgtctctccctcgctgtctctctctatgtctgtcactctctctctgtccgtccctctctctgtctgtcgctctctctccctctgtccgtcgctctctctccctctgtccgtccctctctctctgtctgttcctctctctctgtccgtccctctctctctttctctgtccatccctctctctctgtccgtctctctctctctttctctgtccgtccctctctctgtccgtccctctctctctctgtccgtcccactgtccgtccctctctctctctgtccctctctctctctctctctctgtccctctctctctctgtccgtccctctctctctctctctgtccgtccgtctctctctccctgtccgtccgtctctctctctctgtccgtctctctctctgtctgtccgtccctctctctctctctctgtctgtccggccctctctctctctctgtctgtccgtccctctctctctctctgtctgtccgtccctctctctctctgtccgtctccctctctctctgtccccctctctctgtctctgtccgaccctctctctctctgtccttccttctctctccctctctctgtccctctctctctgttcgtccgtccctctctctctttctctgtccgtccctctcgctctgtccgtccctctctctctgtccgtccctgtctctccctctctctctgtccatctctctctctgtccttctctctctctctgtccgtccctctctctctctttccgtccctctctctctctctttccatccccctctctctctctttccatccctctctctctgtccctctctctctctctgtctgtccctctctctctctttccgtccctctctctctctctctttccgtccctctccctctctctctctttccgtccctgtctctctctctgtccgtccctctctctctctgtccttccctctctctctctctctgtccgtccctctttctccctctgtccctttgtctctctctctctatccctccctctctctctattcctccctctctctctatccctccctctctctctgtccctctctctctgtcctgtccctctctctctctctgtccctctctcttactgtccctctctctctctatccctccctctgtctctctctctctctctccctctctgtctctgtatctttccctctctctctctctgtctctctctgtctctctctgtctctctctctccagagttatcagtctcactctctttctctctctctcgctctctctctctccagagttatcagtctgtctctctctctccagagttatcagtcaattcaattcaattcaagggctttattggcatgggaaacatgtgttaacattgccaaagcaagtgaggtagacaaagTATAaggtgaaaaacaacaaaaattaacaggaaacattacacatacagaggtatacttcagtctctctctctctctccagagttatcagtctctctctctctctccagagttcagtctccctctctctctctctctctccagagttatcagtctctctctctctccagagttatcagtctctctctctctctccagagttatcagtctctctctctctctctctctctctccagagttatcagtctctctctctctccagagttatcagtctctctctctctctctctacagagttcagtctccctctctctctctctctctctccagagttatcagtctctctctctctccagagttatcagtctctctctctctctccagagttatcagtctctctctctctctctctctctctctctctctccagagttatcggtctctccctcgctccagagtgatcagtctctctctctctctctctccagggtgatcagtctctcgctctcgctctctctctctccagagtcatcagtcgctctctctctctccagaggtatcagtctctctctctctctctccagttatcagtctctctctctctctctctctccagagttatcagtctctctctctctccagatttatcagtctctctctctctctccagagttcagtctccgtctctctctctctctctctctctccagagttatcagtctctctctctctctccagagttatcagtctctctctctctctccagagttatcagtatctctctctctctctctctctccagagttatcagtctctctctcgctccagagtgatcagtctctctctctctctctctctccagagttatcagtctctctctctctctctctctccagggtgatcagtctctctctctctccagagttatcagtctctctctctctctctccacagttatcagtctctctctctctctctgtctctctctctctctgtctgtccctctctctctctctgtccgtccctctctctctctgtctgtatctctccctctgtccgtccctctctctctccgtccgtacctctctctctctctctgtctgtctctctctctctgtccgtccctctctctctgtctgtctctctctctgtccgtccctccctctctctctctctctctctctccagaggtataggtctctctctctctctctctccagagtcatcagtctctctctctccagagttatcagtctctctctctctctctctctctctctctctccacagttatcagtctctctctctgtctct carries:
- the LOC116366313 gene encoding tripartite motif-containing protein 16-like, with protein sequence MAQQGVLLDQDQFCCSVCLDLLKEPVTTACGHSYCRSCIDGCWDQDVLKGVYSCPQCRETFTPRPNLRKNNMLAELVEKLRKTGLQAAPPPALCYAGPGDLVCDVCTGTRKQKALMSCLACLVSYCETHLQPHYESPALKKHKLVKATAQLQEKICSHHDKLLEVYCRTDQQCICYQCVMEEHKGHDTVSAAAERTEKQRQLGMSQQKVQQRFQEREKELKELQQAVKSFKRSAQSAVEDSDQIFTELIRSIERSSSEVKELIRAQEKAQVSQAEGLLEQLKQEIAELRKRSTELEQLSHTEDHIHFLQSYQSLSSISVSSDLPSIVVRPLHYFGDVSKTVSELTEKLEDFLKGEWTKISTTVNIVLPPEPKTREQLLQYSCQLTLDPNTAHTDLSLSEGTRKVTRTGQDKPYPNHPDRFTNWCQVLCREGLSGRCYWEVEWTGDVDTAVSYKDISRTGTDSGFGFNNQSWSLEYYSGDYCFRHNNVETEVSGPQSSRVGVYLDHKAGTLSFYSVSDTMTLLHRVQTTFTQPLYPGFYLDDYNGTAELVKL